The DNA window GCTTCTTTGAGAAGTTCTCTATTCACATGTTCGATACCTACCTTCTTACCATTCTTAGAAGTTGATTCTTCTTTCTTAATAAAAATATGTTTTACTGAAGGAATATGTCTGGTAATAATCCTTCTTAGTCGTTCACCTGCATTGTCCGCATCTACCATTAGAATCAATTCGTTGTCTTCTTCTAAACGTTTAAGCTCTTCAATAAATGTCATCGAAATGGCTGCCCCATTGGTTATTAATATCATCAGATTAGGGTCGATTTCTTTTAATCTATTATAGTCATGTCTTCC is part of the Paracholeplasma morum genome and encodes:
- the rnmV gene encoding ribonuclease M5; this translates as MNKVYIVEGRHDYNRLKEIDPNLMILITNGAAISMTFIEELKRLEEDNELILMVDADNAGERLRRIITRHIPSVKHIFIKKEESTSKNGKKVGIEHVNRELLKEALSDIKTPTNLSDITFEFLYDLGLLGEPDSKKRRLALCEYLNIGYVNGKNLVSRLILFGYVQKDILEALHELET